CGCATGGTTTGACCCTATTCTACTTAATGATTTTAGTAATAACGCCGGCGCCGACGGTTTTGCCCCCTTCGCGGATGGCGAATCGGAGGCCTTCTTGCATGGCGATCGGCATGATCAGCTCGACTTCCATGGTGACGTTGTCTCCGGGCATGATCATCTC
The Candidatus Manganitrophaceae bacterium DNA segment above includes these coding regions:
- the tuf gene encoding elongation factor Tu (EF-Tu; promotes GTP-dependent binding of aminoacyl-tRNA to the A-site of ribosomes during protein biosynthesis; when the tRNA anticodon matches the mRNA codon, GTP hydrolysis results; the inactive EF-Tu-GDP leaves the ribosome and release of GDP is promoted by elongation factor Ts; many prokaryotes have two copies of the gene encoding EF-Tu) produces the protein EMIMPGDNVTMEVELIMPIAMQEGLRFAIREGGKTVGAGVITKIIK